A single window of Methylocella tundrae DNA harbors:
- a CDS encoding glycosyltransferase family 2 protein, producing MDPVSARVAESKRTIVDLVPALDAEGQAPHFEALSTRPWLTIAAQPRLPRSRWFKIRYRLSLYDRPARPMISFRRGSQEISWHLLPGPVLGRGEGLAIAPDETTDIWISPVAQKGRFSFLIEAIEILDVAEVLRLGWRGDRGRFISTLATFALGWRPEAEMNFRWATQHAPLSSWPSYQKRLSVAADLGGPELPRRDWANAPMVKLVARLDDTTTPASIDGAIEALRAQIFPRWTLLIAGAAGQVAPLAAKDARIRRLDVDALAGEDRDLLGFIAFGDRLKPHALACFIETMERAPDAVAAYCDEEMDLAPVFKPDWSPRFEARRPYVGRLLLARLGFARGHVPPAPEAIEETSFARKILFDLGRKEVLHIPRPLIETQWRDPLILPGPPRDKMTSAPRVTIVMPTRDHAAMLRRSVTTLLERTAYPAFDLVIVDNGSTDPAALAALATMERDPRVTRIDVAGPFNFSRLCNLGAARATGEVLVFLNNDIEITEGHWLDELVACACEPATGAVGCMLLYPDGRIQHAGIVVGMGEGGGHCDAGLAASAGGWLQRNAVVHEISAVTGACLAVRREKFLAARGFDELRLPIEFNDIDLCLRLEELGYQTVWTPLARLTHFESASRGKATFRRLDAHAKERAYFQSRWADRLRDDPFYHPGLSLFSLACALA from the coding sequence ATGGACCCCGTCTCCGCTCGCGTCGCCGAATCAAAGCGGACGATCGTTGATTTGGTTCCGGCGCTGGACGCCGAAGGTCAGGCGCCGCACTTCGAAGCCTTGAGCACGCGGCCGTGGCTTACGATCGCGGCGCAACCGCGCCTTCCTCGTTCGCGCTGGTTCAAAATACGCTACCGGCTCAGCCTCTACGATCGTCCGGCGCGTCCGATGATCAGCTTTCGGCGCGGCTCGCAGGAAATCAGCTGGCATCTGCTGCCGGGGCCCGTGCTCGGGCGCGGGGAGGGCCTTGCCATTGCGCCCGATGAAACAACCGATATCTGGATATCGCCGGTCGCGCAAAAGGGACGGTTCAGCTTCCTCATCGAGGCGATTGAAATTCTCGATGTTGCCGAGGTTCTGCGCCTGGGGTGGCGCGGCGATAGAGGCCGGTTCATCAGCACGCTCGCGACTTTCGCTCTCGGATGGAGACCCGAAGCGGAGATGAACTTCCGTTGGGCGACGCAGCATGCGCCTCTGTCCTCTTGGCCGAGCTATCAAAAAAGACTTTCCGTCGCAGCTGATCTTGGTGGCCCGGAGCTTCCGCGCCGCGATTGGGCGAACGCGCCCATGGTGAAGCTTGTTGCGCGCCTCGATGACACAACGACGCCCGCGAGCATTGACGGCGCGATAGAGGCGTTGCGGGCGCAGATTTTTCCGCGCTGGACGCTTTTGATTGCGGGAGCGGCGGGGCAGGTCGCGCCGCTGGCAGCGAAAGACGCGCGAATCCGCCGCCTCGATGTCGATGCGCTAGCGGGCGAAGATCGTGACCTTCTTGGATTTATCGCGTTCGGCGATCGCCTGAAGCCCCATGCGCTCGCCTGTTTCATTGAGACGATGGAGCGCGCCCCAGACGCCGTCGCCGCTTATTGCGACGAAGAGATGGACCTTGCGCCGGTCTTCAAGCCGGACTGGAGCCCCCGCTTTGAAGCGCGCCGGCCCTATGTCGGCCGGTTGCTGCTCGCTCGGCTTGGATTTGCGCGCGGCCACGTTCCGCCTGCGCCCGAAGCAATCGAGGAAACCAGCTTTGCGCGCAAAATCCTGTTCGATCTCGGCCGCAAAGAGGTTTTGCACATTCCGCGTCCGCTCATCGAGACGCAATGGCGGGATCCGCTCATTTTGCCGGGCCCGCCGCGTGACAAAATGACCAGCGCGCCGCGTGTCACGATTGTCATGCCGACGCGTGATCACGCCGCCATGCTGCGTCGGAGCGTCACGACCCTGCTGGAGCGAACCGCCTACCCTGCATTCGATCTTGTCATCGTCGATAATGGCAGCACGGATCCGGCGGCTCTCGCCGCTTTGGCCACGATGGAACGCGATCCCCGCGTGACGCGCATCGACGTAGCTGGACCCTTCAATTTCTCCCGGCTCTGTAATCTTGGGGCGGCGAGAGCCACGGGTGAGGTGTTGGTGTTCTTGAACAATGACATCGAGATCACGGAGGGCCATTGGCTTGACGAACTGGTTGCTTGCGCCTGCGAACCGGCGACGGGGGCCGTCGGTTGCATGCTGCTTTACCCGGACGGGCGCATTCAGCACGCGGGGATTGTCGTCGGAATGGGCGAAGGCGGCGGCCATTGCGACGCTGGCCTTGCGGCCTCTGCCGGCGGCTGGCTTCAGCGCAACGCGGTCGTGCATGAGATCTCGGCGGTGACGGGCGCCTGTCTTGCTGTCAGGCGGGAGAAATTTCTCGCGGCGCGAGGCTTCGACGAGCTTCGATTACCGATAGAATTCAACGACATCGACCTCTGCCTGCGTCTCGAGGAGCTCGGCTATCAGACCGTCTGGACGCCGCTCGCGCGCCTGACGCATTTTGAATCGGCGAGCCGCGGAAAAGCGACTTTCCGGCGGCTTGACGCCCACGCAAAGGAGCGCGCCTATTTTCAGAGCCGTTGGGCGGATCGGCTGCGCGATGACCCCTTTTATCATCCGGGGCTGTCCCTGTTCAGTCTCGCTTGCGCTCTGGCCTGA